One genomic segment of Theobroma cacao cultivar B97-61/B2 chromosome 6, Criollo_cocoa_genome_V2, whole genome shotgun sequence includes these proteins:
- the LOC108662470 gene encoding putative receptor-like protein kinase At4g00960 → MGFSRLLLFFYSVVLFFATLTLGADPLFQSDCANSAGNYTANSTYQTNLDSIFSQVTSLTEFNYGFYNLSAGQNPNKVNAIALCRGDRNQDECNSCLNDTVSEVRQRCPLSKEVVGWSEFCTLRYANRNILGEMEISPGSCLRNTQNVTNANQFNQALSDLLNNLSSLAAAAGPLRKYAAGNSEVRLFQTVYALVQCTPDLSEEECDECLNVAKEGIGSCCEGKMGCRVLRPSCFLRFESSQFYQTPVPLPSPPPSPTSSPPPSTGEKGNNTTRTIIIVVASVVGVVVLITISICIFLRARKNWEKVETVDEIIRVESLQFDFATIRIATDNFSDANKLGQGGFGAVYKGLLSDGQEVAVKRLSTDSGQGEVEFKNEVLLVAKLQHRNLVRLLGFCLEGRERLLIYEFVPNTSLDHFIFDQVKRAQLDWERRYKIIGGIARGLLYLHEDSRLRIIHRDLKASNVLLDAEMAPKIADFGMARLFIRDETQGNTSRIVGTFGYMAPEYAMHGQFSVKSDVFSFGVIILEIISGQKNNCFRNGESVEDLLSCAWKNWREGTALNIIDPTLRDGSRNEMLRCIHIGLLCVQENVANRPTMATVVLMLNSISISLPLPSQPAFFMHSNIDSDMSSSWDYNSRVSESKPSKRESIPLSQNEASITELYPR, encoded by the exons ATGGGATTTTCAAGActgcttctctttttttattcgGTTGTTCTATTCTTTGCTACTCTTACCCTCGGGGCCGATCCATTATTCCAGTCTGATTGCGCAAACTCAGCTGGTAACTACACTGCAAACAGCACTTACCAGACCAACCTCGATAGCATCTTCTCTCAGGTCACCTCACTAACAGAATTCAATTATGGGTTCTATAATCTGTCAGCTGGTCAAAACCCCAACAAAGTCAACGCGATTGCACTTTGCAGGGGGGATAGAAACCAAGATGAATGCAACAGTTGCCTTAATGACACCGTATCTGAGGTCAGGCAGCGATGCCCCTTATCGAAGGAGGTGGTTGGATGGTCTGAATTTTGTACGTTGCGCTACGCCAACCGAAACATCCTTGGAGAAATGGAAATCTCTCCTGGCAGTTGTCTACGCAACACACAGAACGTAACGAATGCTAATCAGTTCAATCAGGCATTGAGTGACCTGTTGAATAATTTGAGCAGTCTAGCCGCAGCTGCGGGTCCTCTGCGCAAGTATGCAGCAGGAAACTCTGAGGTGCGCCTTTTTCAAACGGTATATGCTTTGGTACAGTGCACTCCTGATTTGTCCGAGGAAGAATGTGACGAGTGTCTAAATGTGGCTAAGGAGGGGATTGGAAGTTGCTGCGAGGGGAAGATGGGATGCAGGGTTCTTAGACCAAGCTGTTTCTTGAGATTTGAGTCTAGCCAATTTTATCAGACTCCAGTTCCTCTACCGTCACCTCCGCCATCCCCAACTTCTTCTCCACCTCCCTCTACTGGAG AAAAGGGCAATAACACGACCCGGACTATCATCATTGTTGTTGCATCAGTTGTTGGAGTTGTGGTACTAATAACCATCTCCATCTGCATCTTTCTGAGAGCCAGAAAGAACTGGGAAAAAGTTGAAA CTGTTGATGAGATTATTAGGGTTGAGTCCTTGCAATTTGACTTTGCCACTATCCGGATTGCGACTGATAACTTTTCGGACGCAAATAAGCTTGGCCAAGGTGGATTTGGAGCTGTTTACAAG GGTCTGCTTTCAGATGGACAAGAGGTTGCTGTGAAAAGACTATCTACAGATTCTGGACAAGGAGAGGTAGAATTTAAGAACGAGGTCCTGCTGGTGGCCAAGCTTCAACACCGAAATTTAGTTAGGCTCCTTGGTTTCTGCTTGGAAGGACGTGAAAGACTTCTCATCTATGAGTTTGTGCCAAACACAAGCCttgatcattttatttttg ATCAAGTCAAACGTGCACAGTTAGATTGGGAAAGGCGCTACAAAATCATAGGGGGCATTGCTCGTGGGCTCCTTTACCTCCATGAAGATTCTCGATTGAGGATAATCCACCGTGATCTTAAAGCAAGCAATGTTTTGTTAGATGCAGAGATGGCCCCTAAAATTGCAGATTTTGGAATGGCAAGGTTGTTTATACGTGATGAAACACAAGGCAATACCAGCAGAATCGTGGGGACCTT TGGATATATGGCACCGGAATATGCTATGCATGGGCAATTCTCAGTTAAGTCAGACGTATTCAGTTTTGGTgtaataattttagaaattataAGTGGTCAGAAAAATAATTGCTTTCGTAACGGGGAGAGTGTGGAAGATCTATTGAGCTGT GCCTGGAAAAATTGGAGGGAAGGGACAGCATTGAATATCATTGATCCAACTTTGAGGGATGGTTCGAGAAATGAAATGCTGAGATGCATCCATATTGGATTATTATGTGTTCAGGAAAACGTAGCTAACAGGCCAACCATGGCTACAGTTGTTCTGATGCTGAATAGCATCTCAATCTCCCTCCCACTGCCCTCTCAACCAGCATTTTTTATGCACAGCAACATTGATTCTGACATGTCATCCTCGTGGGATTATAATTCTCGGGTGTCAGAGTCCAAGCCATCCAAAAGGGAATCAATCCCTCTATCCCAAAACGAGGCTTCAATTACTGAACTATATCCTCGATAA